Genomic DNA from Flavobacteriales bacterium:
ATAAATTTTTTTCGAATTCAAAACGATCGGAAAATACCTGTGTATATGCGGGATGCTGAAATTGTTGACGGTTTGCCGGATCAAAGGCCTGGCGAAAATCATTCGATGCCACAGTGGGGACAAATTCCGTTGTGAAACGGAGCTCGCAGTTTATTTCTAATAAATCACAAATAATGCGTGTGAGTTGCGTATTAAAATCGCAAAGGAATTCAAATTCGTTTTGATAAAAAGTTTCAAAATGATAGGCATAGTCCTCAAAAAACGGAGCCTTGGCATATGCACTTGCGATGCTTCTCCAATGTTGTTGCTGCCAGCGTTCGGAATAGGAAATACGGGTTTGTCCGGTGCTGCGTTTGTGGGTTCCGTCCTTGCGAACAGGGATAATTAAATCGAGCGGACCATTCGCACTCAGTATGGTGCAACGGTTGCGGTAAGTCTGTTTGCAAAAATGTTCTTCCTTTTCAATCTCCACAGTGTCGAATTTCTTTAACAGTGAGAGATAAAAATTGTTAGGAATGTAACAAGTCGGAATCAGAGCCTTCATGGGGTAAAAATAAGAACTAAATCGTTTGTTGATTGTTGAGCAGATATCAGCCTTGTTAATCGTTCCATTTTTTTTGTCTGATATATTTAAAATACCGGACTACAAATCAATTTCTCCTCCAGTTATTTTTGGCCAAAATTAGATTCATGAAAAAATCTTTATTGTTGTTGATTCTGATGACTGCAATGCACTTTGCTGCATTTTGTCAATATCAGATTGGTTCCACCACCATTACCTTTAACGATCCTTCCCGAACAGGAGGCTTCGGCTCAGGCGGAGGTCCCGGTCGGCAAATCCAATGTGAAATCTATTACCCTTCCGCAACGGCAGGCACCAATACTCCGGTATCGGCAGGTAGTTTTCCGGTGATTGTATTCGGACATGGATTTGCGATGGTTTGGAGTGCGTATCAAAATATCTGGGAAGCATTTGTTCCGAAAGGTTATATCATGGTTTTTCCCCGCACGGAAGGAAGCTTGAGTCCGAGTCACAACGATTTCGCTCTTGATATGCGTATTGCGGTGGACAGAATGCAATTGGAAAATTCAAACAATACTTCATTGTTCTTTCAAAAAGTATCCACACGCTCCGCGGTGATGGGGCATTCTATGGGAGGCGGATCAACCGTGCTATCGGCTTCATCTTGGAATAATGTAAAAACCATTGTTTGTCTTGCACCCGCAGAAACCAATCCCTCTGCAGTTACCGCAGCAGCAAATGTGAGCGTCCCCGCTTTGGTTTTCTCCGGCGATGGCGATGCGGTTACTCCTCCTAATGATCATCATATTCCGATTTTTAATGCATTGGGTTCTTCCTGCAAAACTTTTTTAAGTGTAACGGGAGGCGGACATTGCTACTTCGCAAATTCAAATTTCAATTGCGATTTCGGAGAAACAACATCAGGTTCCACCATTTCATTGTCGCGTGCGGAACAACAAGATATTGCGCAAGACATGTCGCTTATCTGGTTTAATTTCTATTTAAAAAGCAATTGCCCATCGTGGGATGAATTTCTCGATTCCTTACAAACCAGCACACGATTTGTAGAAAACCAGCAATGCAATTTGCTTTCACTCAGTGCCAGTGTATACAGCAACGCTGCCAACTGTCAGCAATCCGACGGATCAGCAACGGCAACACCCAATGGGGGATTAGCACCTTATACGTATTTGTGGGACGATAACGCGGCTCAAACTACAGCTACAGCAACAGGATTAGCTGCAGGTACCTATCATGTTACCATTACCGATGCAAATGGATGTTCCATTGTGGAAGTGGTTACTGTGAGTAATACGGGCGGACCAAGCGCAGTTGTAAATG
This window encodes:
- a CDS encoding T9SS type A sorting domain-containing protein, producing the protein MKKSLLLLILMTAMHFAAFCQYQIGSTTITFNDPSRTGGFGSGGGPGRQIQCEIYYPSATAGTNTPVSAGSFPVIVFGHGFAMVWSAYQNIWEAFVPKGYIMVFPRTEGSLSPSHNDFALDMRIAVDRMQLENSNNTSLFFQKVSTRSAVMGHSMGGGSTVLSASSWNNVKTIVCLAPAETNPSAVTAAANVSVPALVFSGDGDAVTPPNDHHIPIFNALGSSCKTFLSVTGGGHCYFANSNFNCDFGETTSGSTISLSRAEQQDIAQDMSLIWFNFYLKSNCPSWDEFLDSLQTSTRFVENQQCNLLSLSASVYSNAANCQQSDGSATATPNGGLAPYTYLWDDNAAQTTATATGLAAGTYHVTITDANGCSIVEVVTVSNTGGPSAVVNVNDAVCNGGTGSVNVTPTGNGPFTYDYFGENPSSLSAGNYTVEVTDANGCSGNFSFTVTEPSAISSNGNVSDASAANNDGAINISVSGGTAPYTFMWSNGSQTEDQSGLAQGTYSVTITDANNCTATFSYTVNAAPNGIEENMNSEFLSFPNPFSSEIYVSSAKENLRSVRVYDVSGRMVWSSDFSPRSGILIHGSEWLSGIYILEVEMESGSTQRRRIIKQ
- a CDS encoding WbqC family protein encodes the protein MKALIPTCYIPNNFYLSLLKKFDTVEIEKEEHFCKQTYRNRCTILSANGPLDLIIPVRKDGTHKRSTGQTRISYSERWQQQHWRSIASAYAKAPFFEDYAYHFETFYQNEFEFLCDFNTQLTRIICDLLEINCELRFTTEFVPTVASNDFRQAFDPANRQQFQHPAYTQVFSDRFEFEKNLCAFDLIFNCGPESISYIG